A part of Desulfomicrobium baculatum DSM 4028 genomic DNA contains:
- the dsrO gene encoding sulfate reduction electron transfer complex DsrMKJOP subunit DsrO, translating into MKTLRRDFLKIAAVAALGWGVRPASELLAAGGGTAREGLLFASRHSVHSGPNALKASRWAMVIDTAKLTEEIVADVTKICHTTHNVPNIPGNQNIKWIWETSMEHLFLDNHHEYQPEAGAKSALALCNHCDNPPCVRVCPTKATFQREDGIVMMDFHRCIGCRYCMAGCPYGSRSFNFKDPRPFIEKVDLDYPTRTKGVVEKCEFCAERLAEGKMPSCVEVSAGAITFGDLEDPESDVRKLLAERFSIRRSPYLGTKPCVYYLV; encoded by the coding sequence ATGAAAACTTTGCGTAGAGATTTTTTGAAGATCGCTGCGGTGGCGGCTTTGGGTTGGGGCGTTCGCCCCGCCTCCGAGTTGCTGGCTGCCGGAGGAGGGACGGCGAGAGAAGGATTGCTTTTCGCGTCCCGGCATTCTGTTCACTCCGGGCCCAATGCTCTTAAGGCCTCCCGGTGGGCCATGGTCATCGACACCGCCAAGTTGACTGAAGAGATTGTGGCGGATGTGACAAAGATTTGTCACACCACACATAACGTTCCGAATATTCCCGGTAATCAGAATATTAAGTGGATCTGGGAAACATCGATGGAACATCTCTTTCTGGACAACCATCACGAATATCAGCCTGAGGCCGGAGCCAAGTCGGCCCTGGCTTTGTGCAACCATTGCGACAACCCCCCCTGTGTGCGGGTCTGCCCGACCAAGGCCACATTCCAGCGTGAAGACGGCATCGTCATGATGGATTTTCACCGCTGTATCGGCTGTCGTTACTGCATGGCCGGATGTCCCTACGGTTCGAGAAGCTTCAACTTCAAGGACCCGCGTCCGTTCATTGAAAAGGTTGATCTTGATTACCCCACCCGTACCAAGGGCGTGGTCGAGAAGTGTGAATTCTGTGCCGAGCGCCTGGCTGAAGGGAAAATGCCTTCGTGCGTTGAAGTCTCCGCAGGGGCCATTACTTTCGGGGATTTGGAAGACCCTGAATCCGATGTGCGCAAGTTGCTTGCTGAGCGCTTTTCCATCAGGCGCAGCCCGTACCTTGGAACCAAACCTTGTGTTTACTATCTCGTGTAA
- a CDS encoding cobyrinate a,c-diamide synthase has protein sequence MPASLLTCPRILVAGLGGGSGKTIVSLGLARAFTEQGLTVQAFKKGPDYIDAKWLGLASRSITSNLDPFLLSSEVLRNLFWSRAQGVDLALLEGNRGLYDGKDVLGTCSSADLAKSLQCPVIIVADCTKVTRTMAAILLGLTTFDPEVDIRGVILNRTAGGRHQKILRQSIEKYTDVQVLGVLPKLPENPIPERHMGLISDAEFSHDPFSELANFLRTHADLDACLNIARQVPAVTLDLAPLYPCSGKSVPVRIGVARDAALWFYYQENFEALQHAGAELVEFSLLADPELPDVDAVYMGGGFPETLADGLTTNAAMRQSVKERVLGGMPLYAECGGLMYLSRELHYEGATYPMADVFPLETKVFKKPQGHGYMSALVASPNPFYPLKNRLTGHEFHYSRCVDTSGIESFVFDVELGQGMAKGHDGVLYRNCLAGYTHMHALGNSLWARNFVSAARIYKECRDAGRPCPDIRLE, from the coding sequence ATGCCTGCCTCTTTACTGACGTGTCCTCGGATACTAGTTGCCGGCCTTGGCGGCGGCTCCGGCAAGACTATCGTCAGCTTGGGGTTGGCACGCGCTTTCACCGAACAAGGTCTGACTGTTCAGGCCTTCAAGAAGGGTCCAGATTATATTGATGCCAAATGGCTTGGCCTGGCCAGTCGGAGCATCACAAGCAATCTGGATCCTTTTTTATTGTCTTCTGAGGTGCTGCGGAATCTTTTCTGGTCAAGGGCGCAGGGAGTTGATCTGGCTCTGCTGGAAGGCAATCGCGGACTCTACGACGGGAAAGACGTGCTCGGGACCTGTTCCTCTGCCGACCTTGCGAAATCGCTGCAGTGCCCCGTCATTATCGTGGCCGACTGCACCAAGGTCACGCGGACCATGGCCGCCATTCTTCTCGGGTTGACCACATTCGATCCTGAAGTGGACATCCGGGGGGTCATCCTCAATCGTACCGCCGGTGGCAGACATCAGAAGATTCTGCGCCAATCCATCGAAAAATATACGGATGTGCAGGTTCTTGGCGTTTTGCCGAAGCTGCCGGAAAATCCCATTCCTGAACGGCATATGGGCCTGATTTCCGATGCGGAGTTCAGCCACGACCCCTTTTCAGAACTCGCCAATTTTTTACGCACGCATGCGGACCTGGATGCCTGCCTGAATATCGCACGCCAGGTGCCTGCCGTTACGCTGGATTTGGCTCCGTTGTATCCATGCTCCGGAAAATCTGTCCCGGTGCGCATCGGTGTCGCTCGCGATGCCGCGTTGTGGTTTTATTACCAGGAAAATTTCGAGGCTCTGCAACATGCCGGCGCTGAATTGGTTGAATTCAGTCTGTTGGCCGATCCTGAACTGCCCGACGTTGATGCCGTATACATGGGCGGTGGGTTTCCCGAGACATTGGCCGATGGTCTGACCACTAATGCTGCCATGCGCCAATCGGTCAAGGAGCGTGTCCTTGGCGGCATGCCGCTGTACGCCGAATGCGGCGGGCTCATGTATTTGAGCCGGGAACTTCACTACGAAGGCGCCACGTACCCCATGGCCGATGTTTTCCCGCTGGAGACCAAGGTTTTCAAAAAGCCGCAGGGCCATGGCTACATGAGCGCGCTTGTCGCTTCCCCAAACCCGTTCTATCCGCTGAAGAATCGTTTGACCGGACATGAGTTTCATTACTCCCGCTGCGTCGACACCAGCGGTATCGAGTCCTTTGTCTTTGACGTTGAGCTTGGCCAGGGCATGGCCAAGGGACACGACGGCGTCTTGTACCGCAATTGTCTGGCAGGCTATACACATATGCATGCTCTGGGGAATTCGCTCTGGGCCCGGAATTTCGTCTCGGCCGCCCGAATTTATAAGGAGTGCCGCGACGCCGGACGGCCCTGTCCCGATATCAGATTGGAATAG
- a CDS encoding DVU0772 family protein yields the protein MGQLRAFKDLIIDWEMTPEDAVAIYLEWGNNGYRGGYQYAVKGKEDHSHYFVVNTWNEKPIVTLLYRNSDGADELAVLPLPEKLADTFMKGVYNHKGIYPVNDDVKQWLETELYN from the coding sequence ATGGGACAGTTACGAGCATTCAAGGATCTGATAATCGATTGGGAAATGACTCCGGAAGATGCGGTTGCCATTTACCTGGAATGGGGCAACAACGGTTATCGCGGTGGCTATCAGTATGCAGTCAAGGGAAAGGAAGACCATTCTCATTACTTTGTCGTCAACACCTGGAATGAAAAGCCGATAGTGACTCTTTTGTACCGCAATTCGGACGGGGCCGATGAACTGGCCGTGCTGCCGCTTCCGGAAAAACTGGCCGACACGTTCATGAAGGGCGTCTACAATCACAAAGGCATCTATCCTGTGAATGATGACGTGAAACAGTGGCTTGAGACAGAGCTCTACAATTAG
- a CDS encoding ferredoxin yields the protein MGYSVIVDSDKCIGCGECVDVCPVEVYELQNGKAVPVNEEECLGCESCIEVCEQNAITIEEN from the coding sequence ATGGGTTATTCGGTTATCGTCGACAGCGACAAATGCATCGGTTGTGGCGAGTGTGTGGATGTTTGCCCCGTTGAAGTGTATGAGCTTCAGAATGGCAAGGCCGTCCCTGTGAACGAAGAGGAATGTCTGGGTTGTGAATCCTGCATCGAAGTTTGTGAGCAGAACGCCATCACCATCGAAGAAAACTAG
- the dsrK gene encoding sulfate reduction electron transfer complex DsrMKJOP subunit DsrK has product MSDLPRPEALFANIDYTPPKADWMDVPVEIKPGRYCYAANPDSVNYVGLPHARKWNPLDDDWKLPENWQEIIFNGLRERLQKFRSFKIFMDICVRCGACADKCHFFIGSGDPKNMPVLRAELLRSVYRGEFTTFGKILGRFAGGRKLTPEVLKEWWYYFFQCSECRRCSVFCPYGIDTAEVTIIGRELLNLLGLNIDWIATPVANCYRTGNHLGIQPHAFFDMIDFFCDDIEDITGIRPEPSFNKKGADILFITPSGDVFADPGTYTCMGYLMLFEYLKREYGLDVTWSTYASEGGNFGFFTSHETMKRLNSKMYMEADRLGVKWILGGECGHMWRVIHQYMDTLNGPDFQHSRMEVPSNPITGTVFKNAASTKMVHIAEFTADLIKHGKLNLNKKRNANIHLTWHDSCNPARGMGLLDEPRFVAKSVVEKFTEMPEGTTREQTFCCGGGAGLNAGENDELRMMGGLPRANAVKYVHEKYGVNMLGCVCAIDRAVLPNSMKYWVPEVDVCGLHELVANALVFPGEKERETDLRGEDLPGLEDE; this is encoded by the coding sequence ATGTCTGATCTGCCACGCCCTGAAGCGCTTTTTGCGAATATCGATTACACGCCGCCCAAGGCGGATTGGATGGACGTGCCGGTGGAGATCAAACCCGGCCGGTACTGTTACGCAGCCAACCCCGACAGCGTGAATTACGTGGGCCTGCCGCATGCCCGGAAGTGGAATCCTCTCGACGACGATTGGAAGCTTCCGGAGAACTGGCAGGAAATCATCTTCAACGGTCTGCGCGAACGTCTGCAGAAGTTCCGCTCGTTCAAGATCTTCATGGACATCTGCGTGCGTTGCGGCGCTTGCGCGGATAAATGTCATTTCTTCATCGGCTCCGGTGATCCGAAGAACATGCCGGTGCTGCGCGCCGAATTGCTGCGTTCCGTCTACCGCGGGGAATTTACGACCTTCGGCAAGATTCTTGGACGTTTTGCAGGCGGACGCAAGCTGACTCCGGAAGTCCTGAAGGAGTGGTGGTATTATTTCTTTCAGTGTTCCGAATGCCGCCGCTGCTCTGTCTTCTGTCCCTACGGCATAGACACCGCCGAGGTGACCATCATCGGCCGTGAACTGCTGAACCTGCTCGGCCTCAACATCGACTGGATCGCGACCCCGGTGGCCAATTGTTATCGCACAGGCAACCACCTTGGCATCCAGCCGCACGCCTTCTTCGATATGATCGACTTTTTCTGCGACGACATCGAAGACATAACCGGCATCCGCCCAGAGCCTTCCTTCAACAAGAAAGGCGCCGACATTCTCTTCATCACGCCTTCCGGAGACGTTTTCGCCGATCCGGGTACCTATACCTGCATGGGCTACCTCATGCTGTTCGAGTACCTGAAGCGCGAATACGGTTTGGACGTGACCTGGTCGACATATGCCTCCGAGGGAGGAAACTTCGGTTTCTTCACTTCGCATGAGACCATGAAACGTCTCAACTCCAAGATGTACATGGAAGCCGACCGCTTGGGCGTGAAGTGGATTCTCGGCGGTGAATGCGGCCATATGTGGCGCGTCATCCATCAGTACATGGACACCCTGAACGGGCCTGATTTCCAGCATTCGCGCATGGAAGTCCCGTCCAACCCGATTACCGGAACGGTGTTCAAGAACGCGGCCAGCACCAAGATGGTCCACATCGCCGAATTCACGGCGGACCTGATCAAGCACGGCAAGCTCAATCTGAACAAGAAACGCAATGCCAACATCCACCTGACCTGGCACGACTCCTGTAATCCTGCCCGCGGGATGGGTCTTCTCGATGAGCCCCGTTTCGTGGCCAAGAGCGTCGTCGAGAAATTCACCGAAATGCCCGAAGGCACCACTCGCGAGCAGACTTTCTGCTGCGGTGGCGGCGCTGGTCTTAACGCCGGTGAGAATGACGAGCTGCGCATGATGGGCGGTCTGCCCCGCGCCAATGCCGTTAAATATGTTCATGAAAAATACGGCGTGAATATGCTCGGTTGTGTCTGCGCCATCGACCGGGCAGTGCTCCCCAATTCCATGAAATACTGGGTGCCGGAAGTCGACGTTTGTGGCTTGCATGAACTTGTTGCCAATGCCTTGGTCTTTCCTGGTGAAAAAGAACGCGAAACCGATCTGCGTGGTGAAGACCTGCCCGGGCTGGAGGATGAATAA
- the dsrP gene encoding sulfate reduction electron transfer complex DsrMKJOP subunit DsrP: MLEKAINGSKIYWGWIAFLLLLMSIGAACYWQQLSHGLTITGMSRDVSWGFYIAQFTFLVGVAASAVMLVIPKYLHNYQKFGKILILGEFNAVAMVILCLLFIVADLGSPQRLMNVLLHPTPNSVLFWDMVVLNGYLLINILVGWVTLEAERKQVAPPKWIKFFIYLSIPWAVSIHTVTAFLYCGLPGRGYWLTAVLAARFLASAFAAGPAFLILVTYIAKIFTGFDPGKGVLATLGKTVVYAMCINLFLLLCEVFTVFYSQIPSHMAHLQYLFVGYHGHGVLVPWMWSAMIMAVVGILILIVPKNREQDNLLIIGCLLIFIGAWIDKGLGMIGGGFVPNPLHEITEYVPTQLELGVSLGIYATGFLVLTILYKVAIGVKQEIE; the protein is encoded by the coding sequence ATGCTTGAAAAAGCCATAAATGGATCAAAAATTTATTGGGGTTGGATCGCCTTTTTGCTCCTGCTGATGAGCATCGGCGCGGCGTGTTACTGGCAACAGCTCTCACACGGTCTGACGATCACGGGTATGAGCCGTGATGTTTCCTGGGGATTCTACATTGCGCAGTTCACCTTTCTGGTTGGCGTCGCTGCATCGGCCGTCATGCTGGTTATCCCGAAATACCTTCATAACTACCAGAAGTTCGGCAAGATTCTTATTCTCGGTGAATTTAACGCCGTGGCCATGGTTATTTTGTGCCTGCTCTTCATCGTCGCCGACTTGGGCTCGCCGCAGCGTTTGATGAACGTTCTCCTTCATCCCACGCCCAACTCTGTGCTGTTTTGGGATATGGTGGTTTTGAACGGTTATCTGCTGATCAACATCCTTGTCGGTTGGGTCACGCTGGAAGCCGAGCGCAAGCAGGTTGCTCCTCCCAAGTGGATCAAGTTCTTTATTTACCTGTCCATTCCGTGGGCTGTGTCCATTCATACGGTCACCGCTTTTCTTTACTGCGGCCTGCCTGGTCGCGGTTACTGGCTGACCGCAGTCCTTGCCGCCCGCTTTCTGGCTTCAGCCTTTGCCGCGGGTCCTGCGTTCCTGATCCTGGTGACCTATATCGCCAAGATCTTTACCGGATTTGATCCTGGCAAGGGTGTATTGGCCACGCTTGGAAAGACGGTAGTCTACGCCATGTGCATTAACCTCTTTTTGCTGCTGTGCGAAGTGTTCACGGTTTTCTACAGCCAGATCCCCTCACATATGGCTCACCTTCAGTACCTGTTCGTTGGCTACCACGGACACGGAGTGCTGGTGCCCTGGATGTGGTCGGCCATGATCATGGCCGTTGTCGGCATTCTTATCCTGATTGTTCCCAAGAACAGAGAGCAGGACAACCTCCTGATCATCGGCTGTCTGCTCATTTTCATAGGTGCCTGGATCGACAAGGGCCTCGGGATGATCGGTGGCGGATTTGTACCAAACCCGCTGCATGAGATCACGGAATATGTGCCCACCCAGCTTGAGCTTGGCGTGTCTCTGGGGATTTACGCCACGGGCTTCCTGGTTTTGACCATTCTCTACAAGGTCGCAATCGGCGTGAAGCAGGAAATTGAATAA
- a CDS encoding tetratricopeptide repeat protein → MKNRADYGPKSVDALKAALQDNPDSAALLYNLGVSLVADRNLAEAKKAFEEVVALEPNIAEAYVQLGGLAMHEGNLDECLKMNQKAADVRPRFAVPWGNIGFVHMQQQNPDKAVKALKKALSFDPQFIQAHTTLGSAYLALGDPDGCIMQCSKALEIEPMFGPAYNNIGLAYLEKGEPKKAIMYFDKAAETGFEVEAQVLEEIKQYR, encoded by the coding sequence ATGAAAAATAGAGCTGATTATGGACCTAAAAGTGTCGATGCATTAAAAGCTGCTTTGCAAGATAATCCAGATTCTGCGGCGCTTTTGTATAATCTAGGTGTTTCTTTGGTCGCTGATCGCAACCTGGCAGAAGCAAAAAAAGCATTTGAAGAGGTAGTGGCGCTGGAGCCGAACATTGCAGAAGCGTATGTTCAGCTTGGTGGCTTGGCGATGCATGAAGGGAATCTCGACGAATGTCTCAAGATGAACCAAAAGGCTGCTGATGTACGGCCGCGTTTTGCTGTTCCGTGGGGCAATATCGGGTTTGTACACATGCAGCAGCAAAATCCAGACAAGGCCGTCAAGGCGCTCAAGAAAGCTTTGAGCTTCGATCCGCAATTCATTCAGGCACACACTACGCTTGGCAGTGCTTACCTTGCGCTCGGAGATCCGGATGGATGCATTATGCAGTGTTCAAAAGCGCTCGAAATTGAACCGATGTTTGGTCCTGCATACAACAATATCGGCCTTGCCTATCTTGAGAAGGGCGAGCCCAAGAAAGCGATCATGTATTTCGACAAGGCTGCAGAGACCGGTTTTGAAGTGGAAGCTCAGGTCCTTGAAGAAATCAAGCAGTACCGTTAA
- a CDS encoding dissimilatory sulfite reductase D family protein, which translates to MADPKEIVLEFIQSKSKQKSKFYFNDLAALFPDMKMREAKKVINQLVSEGVLEYWSSGSTTMYGVPGAGKQAATEGED; encoded by the coding sequence ATGGCAGATCCTAAAGAGATCGTGTTGGAGTTCATCCAGTCCAAGTCCAAGCAGAAATCAAAGTTTTACTTCAATGACTTGGCCGCTCTTTTTCCCGATATGAAAATGCGCGAAGCCAAGAAAGTAATCAACCAGCTTGTGTCCGAAGGCGTGCTTGAATACTGGTCCAGCGGCAGCACCACCATGTATGGTGTTCCCGGCGCTGGAAAGCAGGCGGCCACAGAAGGCGAAGATTAA
- the dsrB gene encoding dissimilatory-type sulfite reductase subunit beta, whose amino-acid sequence MAFVSSGYNPEKPMENRISDIGPRHASDFFPPVIAKNKGQWLWHEICEPGILMHKAESGDEVYTVRCGGARLMSVGHIREICAIADKFCGGHLRFTTRNNIEFMVTTLDEAKKLKEYLNAQKFDGGSYKFPVGGTGAGITNIVHTQGWVHCHTPATDASGTVKVVLDELFEEFGQMRMPAQVRISMACCLNMCGAVHCSDIAILGYHRKPPVIDHEWLDNLCEIPLAVAACPVGAIRPTKKEIVTEKGETKTVNTVAIKNERCMFCGNCYTMCPSLPLSDQTGDGLVIMAGGKVSNRISNPKFSKVVVAFIPNEPPRWPRLAKVIRQIVEAYAADARKYERVGDWAERIGWERFFEKCELDFSEHMIDDFRDPAYYTWRQTTNFKF is encoded by the coding sequence ATGGCTTTTGTTTCTTCCGGATACAATCCCGAAAAACCAATGGAAAACAGGATTTCGGACATCGGCCCCCGCCATGCTTCCGACTTCTTTCCTCCGGTCATTGCCAAGAACAAAGGGCAGTGGCTGTGGCATGAAATCTGTGAGCCCGGCATTCTGATGCACAAGGCCGAGAGCGGCGACGAAGTCTACACTGTTCGTTGCGGCGGCGCCCGCCTCATGTCTGTTGGCCACATTCGTGAAATCTGCGCGATCGCCGACAAGTTCTGCGGTGGTCACCTGCGTTTCACCACTCGTAACAACATTGAGTTCATGGTCACCACTCTTGATGAAGCCAAGAAACTCAAAGAATACCTGAACGCCCAGAAGTTCGACGGCGGCAGCTACAAGTTCCCCGTTGGCGGAACCGGCGCCGGCATCACCAACATCGTTCACACCCAGGGTTGGGTTCACTGCCACACCCCGGCCACTGACGCCTCCGGTACGGTCAAGGTCGTTCTGGACGAACTCTTTGAAGAGTTCGGTCAGATGCGCATGCCCGCTCAGGTCCGCATCTCCATGGCTTGCTGTCTGAACATGTGCGGCGCCGTACACTGCTCCGACATCGCCATCCTTGGCTATCACCGCAAGCCTCCCGTAATCGACCACGAGTGGCTGGACAACCTGTGCGAAATCCCGTTGGCCGTTGCCGCCTGCCCCGTAGGCGCAATCCGTCCGACCAAGAAGGAAATCGTCACGGAAAAGGGCGAGACCAAGACCGTGAACACCGTTGCCATCAAGAACGAGCGCTGCATGTTCTGCGGTAACTGCTACACCATGTGTCCGTCCCTGCCCCTGTCCGACCAGACTGGCGACGGCCTGGTCATCATGGCTGGCGGCAAGGTTTCCAACCGCATCAGCAATCCCAAGTTCTCCAAGGTCGTCGTGGCCTTCATTCCCAATGAACCGCCCCGTTGGCCCAGACTGGCCAAGGTCATCCGTCAGATCGTCGAAGCTTACGCTGCAGATGCCCGTAAGTACGAGCGTGTTGGTGATTGGGCAGAACGCATTGGTTGGGAGCGTTTCTTCGAGAAGTGCGAACTTGATTTCTCCGAGCACATGATCGATGACTTCCGTGATCCGGCGTACTACACATGGCGCCAGACCACGAACTTCAAGTTCTAA
- a CDS encoding YkgJ family cysteine cluster protein has protein sequence MNLDLSQFFTEYESLVAQVDAVFHKVSGNFVSEVRCKEGCSDCCHALFDVTLIEAMYLNSKFSELDEIRRNEILIEADKADRKAYLLKKKVSKEASEVDHSEILLRTAKERLRCPLLDSADKCALYAYRPITCRIYGIPLDIGGKSHTCGLSGFVTGHPYPAVKLERIQDMLLSLSNRVLDAVGSKYADFRLMHVPVSTALMTVYSDEFFGSAGSLGDAPAEAGAAESGGEDA, from the coding sequence ATGAATCTGGATTTATCGCAATTTTTCACGGAATATGAATCGCTTGTGGCTCAGGTCGATGCCGTCTTTCACAAGGTTTCGGGCAATTTTGTCTCCGAAGTCCGTTGCAAAGAAGGATGTAGCGACTGCTGCCACGCTCTTTTCGATGTGACCCTTATCGAGGCGATGTATCTCAATTCCAAATTTTCCGAACTCGACGAAATCCGCAGGAATGAAATTTTAATCGAAGCCGACAAGGCCGACCGGAAGGCGTATCTTCTCAAGAAAAAGGTTTCAAAAGAAGCCAGTGAAGTTGATCATTCCGAAATTTTGCTGCGCACAGCCAAAGAGCGACTCCGTTGTCCGTTGCTTGATTCTGCAGACAAATGCGCGCTTTACGCGTATCGTCCCATCACGTGTCGCATCTACGGCATTCCTTTGGATATTGGCGGCAAATCCCATACGTGCGGCCTGTCGGGTTTCGTGACTGGCCATCCCTATCCTGCGGTCAAACTTGAGCGTATTCAGGATATGCTTCTGTCGCTCAGCAATCGGGTGCTGGATGCCGTCGGCTCAAAGTATGCCGATTTCCGATTGATGCACGTGCCTGTTTCCACGGCGCTCATGACGGTGTATTCTGATGAATTTTTCGGTAGCGCCGGCTCCCTGGGTGACGCACCCGCTGAAGCCGGGGCTGCCGAGTCCGGAGGCGAAGATGCATAG
- the dsrA gene encoding dissimilatory-type sulfite reductase subunit alpha, with protein sequence MAKHATPLLDQLQSGPWPSFVADIKEEAERRHKNVDNVEYQIPVDVCDDLLGILELSYKDGTTHWKHGGIVGVFGYGGGVIGRYCDQPQMFPGVAHFHTVRVAQPAGMYYTTDFLKQLCDLWDMRGSGLTNMHGATGDIVLLGTTTPQLEEFYFELTHKMNNDLGGSGSNLRTPASCLGDSRCEWACYDAQELCYQMTQEYQDELHRPAFPYKFKFKFDGCPNGCVASIARSDMSFIGTWRDDIRIDQEAVAAYVGGEIQPNGGAHAGKDWGAFDIEKEVIDLCPTECMWMEDGKLMINNRECTRCMHCLNVMPRALRIGNDRGLSILVGAKAPILDGAQMGSLLVPFMKVEDPYDEIKEIIEGIWEWWMEEGKNRERLGELIKRQGLAKAIAAVGLTPVPQHVMEPRHNPYIFWKEEDVEGGWDRDIADYRKHHQR encoded by the coding sequence ATGGCTAAACATGCGACCCCGTTGCTGGATCAGCTTCAGAGCGGTCCGTGGCCGAGTTTTGTGGCGGACATCAAGGAGGAAGCCGAGAGACGTCATAAAAACGTGGATAACGTGGAATACCAGATTCCTGTTGACGTTTGTGATGACCTTCTCGGAATCCTGGAACTGTCCTATAAGGATGGCACCACACACTGGAAGCACGGCGGCATCGTCGGCGTTTTCGGTTATGGCGGCGGCGTTATCGGCCGTTACTGTGACCAGCCCCAGATGTTCCCCGGTGTTGCTCATTTCCACACCGTTCGTGTCGCTCAGCCTGCGGGCATGTACTACACGACTGATTTTCTGAAGCAGCTCTGCGACCTGTGGGATATGCGCGGCTCCGGTTTGACCAACATGCATGGCGCCACCGGCGACATCGTGCTTCTGGGAACAACCACTCCTCAGCTGGAAGAATTCTACTTTGAGCTGACCCACAAGATGAACAACGACTTGGGCGGTTCCGGTTCCAACCTGCGTACCCCCGCCTCCTGTCTTGGTGACTCTCGCTGTGAATGGGCTTGTTACGACGCTCAGGAGCTCTGCTACCAGATGACCCAGGAATACCAGGATGAGCTGCATCGTCCTGCGTTCCCCTACAAGTTCAAATTCAAGTTTGATGGTTGCCCGAATGGTTGTGTGGCTTCCATTGCCCGTTCCGACATGTCCTTCATCGGCACATGGCGCGACGACATCCGCATCGATCAGGAAGCTGTCGCCGCCTATGTCGGCGGTGAAATCCAGCCCAACGGCGGCGCTCATGCCGGCAAGGATTGGGGCGCTTTCGACATCGAGAAGGAAGTCATCGACCTGTGTCCCACCGAATGCATGTGGATGGAAGATGGCAAGCTGATGATCAACAACCGTGAATGTACCCGTTGCATGCACTGTCTGAACGTCATGCCCCGCGCTCTGCGCATCGGTAATGATCGTGGTCTGTCCATCCTGGTTGGTGCCAAGGCTCCGATCCTGGACGGCGCACAGATGGGCTCCTTGCTCGTACCCTTCATGAAGGTCGAAGATCCTTATGACGAGATCAAGGAAATCATCGAAGGCATTTGGGAATGGTGGATGGAAGAAGGCAAGAACCGTGAGCGTCTTGGTGAACTCATCAAGCGTCAGGGTCTGGCCAAGGCTATCGCCGCCGTCGGTCTTACCCCAGTGCCCCAGCATGTTATGGAACCCCGTCACAATCCGTACATCTTCTGGAAGGAAGAGGACGTTGAAGGCGGCTGGGATCGCGACATCGCGGATTACCGTAAACACCATCAGAGATAA
- the dsrJ gene encoding sulfate reduction electron transfer complex DsrMKJOP subunit DsrJ → MYDKNKILIGLAVFVVFMTYPFWNNIGSAAYQRPELEKPKNAKDCVESVEFMRAEHMAMLNDWRDEVVRGSEHEYHSTANHQVFQKSLSKTCMKCHENKDKFCDKCHATVSVNPYCWDCHVDPKGENK, encoded by the coding sequence ATGTACGACAAGAATAAAATTCTGATCGGTCTTGCCGTGTTCGTGGTCTTCATGACCTATCCTTTTTGGAACAACATCGGCAGCGCCGCTTATCAAAGACCCGAATTGGAAAAGCCCAAGAACGCCAAGGACTGTGTCGAAAGCGTCGAATTCATGCGCGCCGAGCACATGGCCATGCTCAACGACTGGCGAGACGAAGTCGTCCGCGGTAGTGAGCATGAGTATCATTCCACGGCCAACCATCAGGTTTTTCAGAAGAGCCTGAGCAAGACGTGTATGAAGTGTCATGAGAACAAGGATAAGTTCTGCGACAAATGCCATGCGACCGTTTCCGTGAACCCCTACTGCTGGGATTGTCATGTTGATCCGAAGGGGGAGAACAAATGA